The Paramisgurnus dabryanus chromosome 1, PD_genome_1.1, whole genome shotgun sequence genome includes a window with the following:
- the mtpap gene encoding poly(A) RNA polymerase, mitochondrial: MAASVGVCRLHTRGSGKLIKGCLGAVPQSKRRLATTTSHLKARAVKQTATSAKEIKSFQAIQEERREQAERSVLISCPAKINENKFLDDLSKHGTINKHFFYNSYGTYAVVEFSSRESIISLKERTNIPAVQHEAAVPFKSRLLTVKQTGSGSNSMPNFKEHSPPTINDIIKLLSEQDSIDEQLLCLTEALELTEENISLRFLVCSLLRDIAAAYFPECIIRPFGSTVNSFGKLGCDLDMFLDLDGIYAPSQKSGSGVSLEYQVKRGASERVVTQNILSVVGECVDKFGPGCVGVQKILQARCPLVRFAHQPSGFQCDLTANNRVAMKSSELLFLYGTLDPRVRHLVFSVRCWARVHAITSSIPGPWITNFSLTVMVLFFLQQRSPPILPTLDQLKDLSGASDKCVIEGNDCTIVSDLSKITVQNNTDTLVTLLQEFFEFYGNFPFNKASINIRKGKDQIKPETSALHIQNPFESALNVSKNVNATQLERFVALCRESAWLLQQREVLNRSSSQSAESFSPWGFAALLLPSVTAGAGVKSRRKRKLEPASSRIKNLLDSLKIKGADGAAKKGSNNHRR; the protein is encoded by the exons ATGGCGGCCTCCGTTGGTGTGTGTAGGTTACACACGAGGGGCTCGGGGAAGCTTATTAAAGGTTGTCTTGGAGCGGTACCTCAATCAAAAAGAAGATTGGCTACAACTACATCACATTTGAAAGCACGAGCAGTAAAACAAACAGCGACATCCG CAAAGGAGATTAAATCATTCCAAGCAATACAGGAAGAAAGAAGAGAACAAGCTGAAAGATCGGTCTTAATCAGCTGTCCGGCTAAAATAAACGAAAACAAGTTTTTGGATGACCTGTCAAAACATGGGACAATCAACAAACATTTTTTCTACAACAGCTAT ggaaCATATGCTGTTGTTGAATTCTCCAGCAGAGAGAGCATCATCTCATTGAAAGAGAGAACTAACATACCAGCTGTTCAACATGAAGCCGCTGTACCATTCAAATCCCGATTGCTTACAGTCAAACAGACTGGGTCTGGGAGTAATTCTATGCCAAATTTCAAGGAGCATTCCCCACCAACCATCAATGACATTATTAAACTGCTCTCTGAACAGGACAGT ATAGATGAGCAACTGCTGTGTCTAACAGAGGCCTTAGAGCTTACAGAAGAGAACATCAGCCTGCGCTTCTTGGTCTGCTCTCTTCTTAGAGACATAGCGGCTGCgtatttcccagaatgcattatcaGGCCTTTTGGCTCCACTGTGAACAGCTTTGGAAAATTGGGTTGTGACCTTGACATGTTTCTGGACCTCGATGGCATCTATGCACCAAGCCAAAAATCG gGTTCAGGTGTCTCTCTGGAGTACCAGGTAAAGAGAGGGGCATCAGAGCGGGTTGTCACCCAGAATATCCTCTCAGTCGTTGGGGAATGTGTAGACAAGTTTGGCCCTGGATGTGTTGGGGTCCAAAAAATTCTCCAAGCTCGATGTCCTCTTGTCCGCTTTGCTCACCAGCCCTCTGGCTTTCAGTGTGACCTTACTGCCAATAACAG GGTGGCGATGAAGAGTTCAGAGCTGCTGTTTTTGTACGGGACCCTGGACCCTCGTGTTCGGCATCTGGTGTTCAGCGTGCGGTGCTGGGCTCGGGTTCATGCCATCACAAGCAGTATTCCAGGACCATGGATCACCAACTTCTCTTTAACGGTCATGGTGTTGTTCTTTCTACAGCAGAGGAGTCCTCCAATATTGCCCACCCTGGACCAGTTGAAGGACCTGTCAG GAGCATCAGATAAGTGTGTCATTGAAGGTAATGACTGCACTATTGTCAGTGACCTCAGCAAGATTACGGTGCAAAATAACACTGATACATTAG TGACACTGTTGCAGGAGTTCTTTGAGTTTTATGGCAATTTTCCCTTTAACAAGGCATCAATCAATATTAGGAAG GGAAAGGATCAGATCAAACCAGAAACATCCGCTTTGCACATCCAGAACCCATTTGAAAGCGCTCTGAACGTTAGCAAGAACGTTAACGCAACACAGCTAGAACGTTTTGTGGCACTTTGTCGGGAAAGCGCGTGGCTTCTTCAGCAGAGGGAGGTTCTTAATCGAAGTTCTAGCCAATCGGCCGAATCCTTCTCGCCGTGGGGATTCGCCGCTCTTCTCCTTCCTTCAGTCACTGCAGGAGCAGGGGTGAAAAGTCGCAGGAAGAGAAAACTGGAACCAGCTAGCTCAAGGATAAAAAACCTGTTAGACTCTCTAAAGATCAAAGGTGCTGACGGCGCTGCTAAGAAGGGAAGTAACAATCATAGGAGGTGA